Proteins encoded together in one Synechococcus sp. A15-62 window:
- a CDS encoding recombinase family protein, with product MTVSECRIKMSDTDTHAMTVFGVWRCSTDLQDQERQVLALERAGCERIYGDKITGTSDWNTRPELRRCLDEMVEGDTLVISELSRLSRSFLGMVNEVSNLLERGIHIRTLDKRLDTTAMPKEITMLIVSVLGYAASQELDQIKSRTAEGREVARSRGVKFGRKKTYTEHQAAEVMKKRTAGEGYGTIARSMGMSRSMVQRIVQTHEPVSVS from the coding sequence GTGACTGTATCGGAATGCCGTATTAAAATGTCCGATACAGACACCCATGCAATGACTGTTTTTGGAGTGTGGAGGTGCAGCACCGACCTACAAGATCAGGAGAGACAGGTGCTCGCCTTAGAACGTGCAGGTTGCGAACGGATCTATGGAGACAAGATCACAGGCACTAGTGACTGGAACACCCGTCCTGAACTACGTCGTTGTTTAGATGAGATGGTCGAGGGAGACACGCTGGTGATCTCTGAACTCTCCCGTTTATCTCGTTCCTTCCTGGGGATGGTAAACGAGGTAAGCAACCTGTTGGAACGTGGGATCCATATCAGGACTCTCGACAAACGTCTTGATACCACTGCGATGCCAAAGGAAATCACGATGCTCATCGTGTCGGTCCTGGGGTATGCGGCGTCTCAAGAACTGGATCAGATCAAATCCAGAACCGCTGAAGGCAGAGAAGTCGCTAGGTCCCGTGGGGTGAAATTCGGTCGGAAAAAGACCTATACCGAACATCAAGCAGCAGAGGTGATGAAAAAACGTACTGCTGGTGAGGGGTATGGAACGATCGCTAGATCAATGGGTATGAGTCGATCGATGGTGCAACGCATCGTTCAAACACATGAACCTGTCTCTGTTTCTTGA
- a CDS encoding Druantia anti-phage system protein DruA: protein MPLSKDHQNRDKGGKFVESSHPPARQIQVSLPEPFIEALDAYGREHGTGRGRSIVKLLEGVLTPSSPPDPLPVAQRDLVRLELVKSSNPLYQKFRRSHYIPDRGTMGQQLQYLIFYGSEVVGIIGGASAVFANQARDEFFGLAEEAEVKIQQLNSIVNNNVFRLEYPAPNLATIVLSIWRKRIMEDWEKLYGVPIAGFETFVVEERLWNGKTRNGACYRADNWEMVGITRGYGKTNARGREIKDKTLRSKKLVYCLRIKGRELCDSYAAAWNDLDLKRDLRKRRDQMLSDPLDIVLDVIRGET, encoded by the coding sequence GTGCCGCTCTCGAAGGACCATCAGAATCGTGACAAAGGCGGGAAGTTTGTTGAGAGTTCACATCCACCTGCAAGACAAATTCAAGTCTCTCTGCCTGAACCGTTCATAGAGGCACTCGATGCGTATGGACGAGAACACGGGACAGGACGTGGCAGAAGCATCGTGAAACTGCTTGAGGGTGTACTGACACCTAGTTCACCTCCAGATCCCCTTCCTGTCGCTCAGAGAGACCTTGTGAGGTTGGAACTGGTCAAGAGCAGTAACCCCCTCTATCAAAAGTTCCGTCGCAGCCACTACATCCCTGACAGAGGGACGATGGGACAACAACTCCAGTACCTGATCTTCTACGGATCTGAGGTCGTTGGAATCATTGGTGGTGCTTCCGCCGTCTTTGCTAATCAGGCACGGGACGAGTTCTTTGGTCTTGCGGAGGAAGCGGAAGTCAAAATACAACAACTCAATAGCATCGTCAACAACAATGTTTTTCGTCTTGAATATCCCGCACCAAATCTAGCAACGATTGTTCTTTCCATCTGGAGAAAACGGATAATGGAGGACTGGGAAAAACTATATGGAGTTCCGATAGCAGGGTTCGAGACCTTTGTCGTCGAAGAACGTCTATGGAATGGAAAGACCAGAAATGGTGCTTGTTATCGCGCTGATAACTGGGAAATGGTTGGTATCACCCGTGGATATGGAAAAACCAATGCTCGCGGTCGTGAGATCAAAGACAAAACCCTTCGGTCCAAGAAATTGGTCTACTGCCTACGGATCAAAGGGAGAGAACTTTGTGATTCCTATGCAGCTGCGTGGAACGATCTAGATCTCAAAAGAGATTTACGCAAGAGGCGAGATCAGATGTTGAGTGATCCGCTGGACATCGTGCTTGATGTCATACGAGGAGAGACCTGA
- a CDS encoding AMP-binding protein, giving the protein MTASWSPTTRETDALQRHAHVQRLPRVDAVWPWLADRHGLIAAVDAPHAAHPERFNFGELAERIATAAAAFRRHGVKEGDVVALFAENSPRWLVADQGLMRAGAADAVRGASAPVEELRYILSDCQATALVVQNAEAWRRLALPPDQRSELRFVLQLEGEPAEGAMGWEAFLASGAGLDPVSPAGGRDAVATVLYTSGTTGQPKGVPLTHANLLHQMSSLACVAYPEPGAPVLSVLPIWHAYERSASYFFLSCACTQTYTTIKQLKKDLPRVRPIAMATVPRLWEAVQAGFEDVLKTFPPSRQRLLRAALANSAAQRKAVRTARNLLLEPVSASGRLRACGSAALRWPLHALASTLIWPKLRRQLSGGQLSYPISGGGAIAPHIDAFFEAVGIELLVGYGLTETSPVVSCRRPWRNIRGSSGLPMPQTEFRIVDPDNGQPLGFRQRGRVMVRGPQVMAGYLGKPEASAKVLDAAGWFDTGDLGMLLPDGSVALTGRAKDTIVLSSGENIEPGPLEEALVASPLIEQVMLVGQDERQLGALIVPRAEAIVAWAAEAGVNVAQDLGGQPGDPALLRLLMRECNCLLKQRSGSRGDERLAGVVLVDPFSIENGLLTQTLKQRRDRITSRDQHLIDGLYGR; this is encoded by the coding sequence ATGACGGCCAGCTGGAGCCCGACAACCCGTGAAACGGACGCTCTGCAGCGTCATGCCCATGTTCAGAGGTTGCCGAGGGTCGATGCCGTATGGCCCTGGCTCGCCGACCGCCATGGGCTGATTGCCGCCGTTGATGCTCCCCATGCAGCGCATCCCGAACGCTTCAATTTCGGCGAACTGGCGGAACGCATCGCCACCGCTGCAGCTGCCTTTCGGCGCCATGGCGTGAAGGAAGGCGATGTGGTGGCTTTGTTTGCTGAGAACAGCCCCCGCTGGCTGGTGGCGGATCAGGGCCTGATGCGTGCTGGTGCCGCTGATGCCGTGCGCGGAGCCTCGGCCCCAGTGGAGGAGCTGCGCTACATCCTTTCGGATTGCCAGGCAACGGCTCTGGTGGTGCAGAACGCTGAGGCGTGGCGTCGTCTGGCCCTTCCCCCAGACCAACGGTCTGAGCTGCGTTTTGTGCTTCAGCTGGAAGGGGAGCCTGCTGAGGGCGCCATGGGCTGGGAGGCGTTTCTGGCGTCCGGGGCCGGCCTTGATCCCGTTAGCCCGGCGGGGGGGCGAGACGCCGTGGCCACTGTTCTCTACACCTCGGGCACGACTGGCCAACCCAAAGGGGTCCCGTTGACCCACGCCAACCTGCTGCATCAGATGAGCTCACTGGCCTGTGTGGCCTATCCCGAGCCCGGTGCTCCGGTGCTGAGTGTGTTGCCCATCTGGCATGCCTACGAGCGCAGTGCCAGCTACTTCTTCCTCTCCTGCGCCTGCACGCAGACCTACACAACCATCAAGCAACTGAAGAAGGATCTGCCGCGGGTCCGGCCGATCGCGATGGCCACTGTGCCGCGGCTTTGGGAGGCGGTTCAGGCTGGATTTGAGGATGTGCTTAAGACCTTCCCCCCCTCCCGGCAGCGACTGCTGCGTGCGGCATTGGCCAACAGCGCTGCCCAGCGCAAAGCCGTGCGAACGGCGCGCAACCTCCTGCTGGAACCGGTGTCAGCCTCCGGCCGGCTGCGTGCCTGCGGCTCCGCCGCCCTGCGCTGGCCCCTGCATGCCCTGGCGTCGACATTGATCTGGCCGAAGCTGCGGCGCCAGCTCAGTGGTGGTCAGCTCTCCTATCCGATCAGTGGTGGCGGTGCCATCGCGCCCCACATCGATGCTTTTTTTGAAGCCGTGGGGATTGAGCTGCTGGTGGGCTACGGCCTCACCGAAACCAGCCCTGTGGTGAGTTGCCGCAGGCCCTGGCGCAACATCCGCGGCAGCTCCGGGCTGCCGATGCCCCAGACCGAATTCCGGATCGTCGATCCCGACAACGGCCAGCCCCTGGGCTTCCGGCAACGGGGGCGGGTGATGGTGCGTGGCCCCCAGGTGATGGCGGGCTACCTCGGCAAACCCGAGGCCAGCGCCAAGGTTCTCGATGCCGCGGGATGGTTTGACACCGGCGATCTCGGCATGCTGCTGCCGGATGGTTCGGTGGCCCTAACCGGCCGGGCCAAAGACACGATTGTGTTGAGCAGTGGCGAGAACATCGAGCCCGGCCCCCTGGAAGAGGCCCTGGTGGCCAGCCCCCTGATCGAGCAGGTGATGCTGGTGGGTCAGGATGAACGCCAGCTCGGTGCCCTGATTGTTCCCCGTGCTGAGGCGATCGTGGCCTGGGCGGCTGAAGCCGGCGTGAACGTGGCGCAGGACCTGGGCGGACAACCCGGTGATCCGGCCCTGCTTCGCTTGTTGATGCGCGAATGCAACTGCTTGCTCAAGCAGCGGTCGGGCTCCCGGGGTGATGAACGGCTGGCGGGGGTGGTGCTTGTGGATCCCTTCAGCATTGAGAACGGTCTGTTGACCCAGACCCTGAAGCAGCGCCGTGATCGCATCACCAGCCGCGATCAGCATTTGATCGATGGCCTTTACGGACGTTGA
- a CDS encoding PLP-dependent transferase encodes MSPRNLLSDPAWQGSDLGHPLPDSPHAVSVALPRWCDVIAYEEKDPACRDALQTIYPRFGLHPLIRQLVQPSELAGTTVWPYPTEAAAQAALAHCQRKAPESRSELIAIAGVTCLRSDAAASPHAKAFWQHTGLGLSSRQAAIALGKETAPSSSYGDAAREVIRKRLAGIHSVDAQQISLHPAGMAGLHAALSAIQTLRPGKPTLQLGFPYVDVLKQPQVVFHGGELLQPQSLAEVEVALDQLQPAAVIVELPSNPLLRCMDLPGVSALARSRGIPVIADDTIGTGINLNALPYADLIFTSLTKSFAGRGDVMAGSVLVSPQSAWATTLLAAVPAIAPLSDADAIALEIASRDVLQRVPQLDANALLLAERLEEHPAVQRVLHPKSCPNFRALMRSGAGHGCLLSFELKGGQEHSKRVYDALRISKGPSLGTDFSLVCPYTQLAHYDELSWAEQCGVPADLLRVSVGREDPEALWMRFEQAFADQESGETLKKPLTTG; translated from the coding sequence GTGAGTCCCCGCAATCTGCTCAGCGATCCGGCCTGGCAGGGCTCTGATCTCGGCCATCCCCTTCCGGACTCCCCCCATGCGGTGTCTGTGGCGCTGCCGCGCTGGTGCGATGTGATCGCCTACGAGGAGAAGGATCCGGCCTGCCGCGATGCCCTGCAGACGATCTATCCCCGCTTCGGCCTGCATCCGCTGATCCGACAACTAGTTCAGCCTTCGGAGCTTGCAGGCACCACGGTCTGGCCTTACCCCACCGAAGCGGCAGCCCAGGCAGCCCTGGCCCACTGCCAACGCAAAGCACCAGAGAGCCGCTCGGAGCTGATCGCCATTGCCGGGGTGACCTGCCTGCGCAGTGATGCAGCGGCGAGCCCCCATGCCAAAGCGTTCTGGCAGCACACCGGCCTGGGCCTCTCCTCCCGCCAGGCCGCCATCGCCCTAGGGAAGGAGACGGCCCCCAGCAGCTCATACGGCGACGCCGCCCGCGAGGTGATTCGAAAGCGCTTGGCTGGCATCCATAGCGTCGACGCCCAGCAGATCAGCCTGCATCCAGCGGGAATGGCCGGGCTGCATGCGGCACTCAGCGCCATCCAGACGCTGCGGCCCGGGAAGCCCACGCTGCAGCTGGGCTTTCCCTATGTGGATGTGCTGAAGCAGCCGCAGGTGGTGTTTCACGGTGGCGAGCTGTTGCAACCGCAGAGCCTTGCCGAGGTGGAAGTAGCCCTGGATCAGCTCCAACCGGCGGCCGTGATTGTGGAGCTGCCCAGCAATCCGCTGCTGCGCTGCATGGATCTGCCAGGCGTGTCGGCCCTGGCCCGCAGCCGCGGCATTCCAGTGATTGCCGATGACACGATCGGCACCGGCATCAACCTCAATGCCCTGCCCTACGCCGATCTGATCTTCACCTCACTCACCAAAAGCTTCGCTGGCCGAGGTGATGTGATGGCGGGCAGTGTGCTGGTGAGTCCGCAGTCGGCCTGGGCGACCACCCTGCTGGCGGCGGTTCCAGCCATCGCCCCACTCAGCGATGCCGATGCCATCGCCCTGGAGATCGCTAGCCGGGATGTGCTCCAGCGGGTGCCGCAACTCGATGCCAACGCCCTGCTTCTGGCGGAACGGCTCGAAGAGCACCCGGCCGTGCAGCGGGTGCTGCATCCGAAGAGCTGCCCCAACTTCCGCGCCTTGATGCGCAGCGGTGCTGGCCACGGCTGCCTGCTCTCCTTTGAACTGAAAGGAGGCCAAGAGCATTCCAAGCGGGTTTACGACGCGCTTCGGATCAGCAAAGGCCCCAGTCTTGGCACCGATTTCAGCCTGGTGTGCCCTTACACCCAGCTGGCCCACTACGACGAACTGAGCTGGGCGGAGCAATGCGGTGTGCCGGCTGATCTGCTCCGTGTGTCCGTCGGCCGGGAAGACCCCGAGGCGCTGTGGATGCGGTTTGAGCAAGCGTTTGCTGACCAAGAGTCCGGTGAGACTCTGAAAAAGCCCTTAACAACTGGGTGA
- a CDS encoding sulfotransferase family 2 domain-containing protein produces the protein MKMIFNSPEGKAIFIHIPKTGGNTIQKHIFDKGDSMDEMKISGHQDGKDRFEVRGRFTSKKHMKLSEYFEYEQLRSFEIFTCIRNSLDRLVSFYFSPHRHVKRNKITGEISYPEKVDFDIDEFAEMIEKIPTMIKILSIPSNHDIPCISSTRIPSKVKIIRTENLKLDASALLDLEINNSSNVSPYRDSSKKAKSDPAVQKLIFNSKHQEDQDFFYGANINLN, from the coding sequence ATGAAGATGATTTTTAATTCTCCCGAAGGAAAGGCAATTTTCATACATATCCCCAAAACAGGTGGTAATACTATCCAGAAGCACATTTTTGACAAGGGTGACTCCATGGATGAAATGAAAATCTCGGGTCACCAGGACGGCAAAGATAGATTCGAAGTGAGAGGTCGATTCACTTCCAAAAAACATATGAAATTGTCTGAATACTTTGAATACGAACAGTTGCGATCCTTTGAAATTTTTACATGCATTCGGAATTCTCTTGACAGGTTAGTTTCATTTTATTTTTCTCCGCATAGACATGTTAAACGAAATAAAATCACTGGAGAAATCTCTTATCCTGAAAAAGTTGACTTCGATATCGATGAATTCGCGGAGATGATTGAAAAAATTCCTACAATGATAAAAATATTATCCATTCCTAGTAATCATGATATTCCATGTATTTCTTCCACACGCATACCTTCAAAAGTGAAAATAATTAGAACTGAAAACTTAAAACTGGATGCATCTGCCCTCCTTGACTTGGAGATCAATAATTCAAGCAATGTTTCACCGTACAGAGATTCTTCGAAAAAAGCAAAATCAGACCCTGCGGTTCAAAAGTTGATATTCAATTCAAAACATCAAGAAGATCAAGACTTTTTTTATGGAGCAAATATCAATCTGAATTAA
- the cysK gene encoding cysteine synthase A produces the protein MSRIYDDNSQAIGNTPLVKLNNVTKNCKATVLAKVEGRNPAYSVKCRIGANMIWDAEKSGKLTKGKVIVEPTSGNTGIALAFTAAARGYKLILTMPESMSIERRRVMAVLGAELILTEAAKGMPGAIAKAKEIAESDPAKYFMPGQFDNPANPEIHFKTTGPEIWNDCDGAIDVLVAGVGTGGTITGVSRYIKNEAGKAIESVAVEPTNSPVITQTMNGEAVKPGPHKIQGIGAGFIPKNLDLSVVDKVEQVTNEESVAMALRLAQEEGLLVGISCGAAAAAAIRLAEKDDYAGKTIVVVLPDLAERYLSSVMFAEVPTGIIEQPVAV, from the coding sequence ATGTCCCGCATTTACGACGACAACAGCCAGGCCATCGGCAACACCCCGCTGGTCAAGCTGAACAACGTCACCAAAAACTGCAAGGCCACTGTGCTGGCCAAGGTTGAGGGGCGCAACCCCGCCTACAGCGTCAAGTGCCGGATCGGCGCCAACATGATCTGGGACGCAGAAAAGAGCGGCAAGCTCACCAAGGGCAAGGTGATTGTTGAGCCCACCTCCGGCAACACCGGCATCGCTTTGGCCTTCACCGCCGCAGCCCGGGGTTACAAGCTGATCCTGACGATGCCCGAGTCGATGTCGATCGAGCGGCGTCGGGTCATGGCCGTGCTCGGAGCTGAGCTGATCCTCACCGAGGCCGCCAAAGGCATGCCCGGTGCGATCGCCAAGGCCAAGGAAATCGCTGAGAGCGATCCGGCCAAGTACTTCATGCCTGGCCAGTTCGACAATCCCGCCAACCCCGAAATCCACTTCAAGACCACCGGTCCTGAAATCTGGAACGACTGCGATGGCGCCATTGACGTGCTCGTGGCGGGCGTCGGCACCGGTGGCACGATCACCGGCGTCTCCCGTTACATCAAAAATGAAGCGGGCAAGGCGATCGAATCCGTGGCCGTTGAACCCACCAACAGCCCGGTGATCACCCAGACCATGAACGGTGAGGCCGTCAAGCCCGGTCCCCACAAAATTCAGGGCATCGGTGCCGGCTTCATCCCCAAAAACCTCGACCTCTCCGTGGTCGACAAGGTTGAGCAGGTGACCAACGAGGAGTCCGTTGCCATGGCCCTGCGCCTGGCCCAGGAGGAAGGCCTGCTTGTGGGCATCTCCTGCGGTGCCGCCGCTGCAGCCGCCATTCGTCTGGCTGAGAAAGACGATTATGCCGGCAAAACCATCGTGGTGGTACTGCCCGACCTGGCCGAGCGTTACCTCTCCTCGGTGATGTTCGCTGAAGTGCCGACCGGCATCATCGAGCAACCGGTGGCTGTCTGA
- the queA gene encoding tRNA preQ1(34) S-adenosylmethionine ribosyltransferase-isomerase QueA gives MPDPRDLQLSSYDYPLPPESIAQAPVEPRHSARLLMVPPQGEPSTDAAHGQVWDLLEQLQPGDLLVVNDTRVLKARLAVRRSGGGLSELLVLEPRGEGRWLCLARPAKRMRPGDSLTIDGTSISLTVLAEDPASGGRVVQFPSDCRDAETIEGLLNDVGEVPLPPYIERHDPSDSQRYQTRYADRPGAVAAPTAGLHFSDELLAGLQQKGVDLARITLHVGLGTFRPVETEDLTALELHSEWVDVSPALVEAVQACRGRVIAVGTTSVRALEGAAQAHGGVLKPYTGPVDLVIQPGYQFRVIQALLTNFHLPKSSLLLLVSALIGRENLLKLYAEAIERSYRFFSYGDAMWIDAAAVQPQARPPAR, from the coding sequence GTGCCTGACCCCAGGGACCTGCAACTCAGCAGCTACGACTACCCGCTGCCGCCCGAGAGCATCGCTCAGGCACCAGTTGAGCCCCGCCACAGTGCTCGTTTGTTGATGGTTCCCCCTCAGGGGGAGCCATCAACGGATGCCGCTCACGGCCAGGTGTGGGATCTGCTCGAGCAGCTGCAGCCCGGTGACCTGCTGGTGGTGAACGACACCCGGGTGCTGAAGGCCCGTCTGGCGGTGCGGCGTTCTGGGGGTGGGCTGTCTGAGTTGCTGGTGCTGGAGCCGAGGGGGGAGGGCCGCTGGCTGTGCCTGGCCCGTCCTGCCAAGCGCATGCGGCCGGGCGACAGCCTCACGATTGATGGCACTTCGATCAGCCTGACGGTGCTCGCGGAAGACCCCGCCAGTGGTGGACGGGTGGTGCAGTTCCCCAGTGATTGCAGGGATGCCGAAACCATTGAGGGTTTGCTCAATGACGTGGGCGAGGTGCCTCTACCGCCCTATATCGAACGGCACGATCCAAGCGACAGCCAGCGTTATCAGACCCGTTACGCCGATCGCCCCGGTGCGGTGGCCGCCCCGACGGCGGGGTTGCATTTCAGTGATGAACTGCTGGCGGGCTTGCAGCAGAAAGGGGTGGATCTGGCCCGGATCACCCTGCATGTGGGCCTCGGCACCTTTCGCCCTGTTGAAACGGAAGACCTCACCGCCTTGGAGTTGCACAGTGAATGGGTGGATGTCAGCCCTGCTTTGGTGGAGGCGGTGCAGGCTTGTCGAGGCCGGGTGATTGCGGTGGGCACCACGAGTGTTCGTGCCCTGGAGGGGGCCGCTCAAGCCCATGGCGGTGTTCTCAAGCCCTACACGGGGCCGGTGGATCTGGTGATTCAGCCGGGCTATCAGTTCAGGGTGATTCAAGCCCTGCTCACCAACTTCCATCTCCCCAAAAGTTCTCTGCTGCTGTTGGTGAGTGCCCTGATCGGCCGCGAAAACTTGTTGAAGCTGTACGCCGAAGCGATTGAAAGGAGCTATCGCTTCTTCTCCTATGGCGATGCCATGTGGATTGATGCAGCGGCGGTGCAGCCCCAGGCCCGCCCACCGGCACGCTGA
- a CDS encoding dihydrolipoamide acetyltransferase family protein has product MATTDIFMPALSSTMTEGKIVEWLKQPGDKVARGESVLVVESDKADMDVESFQDGYLAAVLMPAGSTAPVGETIGLIVETEAEIADAQAKAPSAPAAAAAPAPAPAPAPTPAAVQAPAPTPAPAPAPVAAPAPSAPVVNDGRIVASPRAKKLASQMGVDLATVRGSGPHGRIQAEDVEQASGQPISVPRVAEGTAPAASAAGTAAAAAPAAPAGNSFGRPGETVAFNTLQGAVNKNMEASLAVPCFRVGYTITTDKLDAFYKKVKPKGVTMTALLAKAVAVTLARHPQVNAATTAAGMAYPADVNVAVAVAMEDGGLITPVLRNADRTDLYEMSRQWGDLVKRSRSKQLQPEEYSTGTFTLSNLGMFGVDRFDAILPPGTGAILAVAASRPTVVANKDGSIAVKRQMQVNLTADHRVIYGADGAAFLKDLADLIENRPESLAL; this is encoded by the coding sequence ATGGCGACCACAGACATCTTCATGCCTGCCCTCAGCTCCACCATGACGGAGGGGAAGATCGTTGAGTGGCTGAAACAGCCCGGAGACAAGGTGGCTCGGGGAGAGTCGGTTCTTGTCGTTGAGTCCGACAAAGCGGACATGGACGTTGAGTCGTTCCAGGACGGCTACCTCGCTGCGGTGTTGATGCCTGCCGGCAGCACGGCACCGGTGGGCGAAACCATTGGACTGATTGTCGAAACCGAAGCTGAGATCGCCGACGCGCAGGCCAAGGCCCCCAGCGCTCCCGCGGCGGCTGCAGCTCCCGCCCCTGCACCGGCTCCGGCTCCCACACCAGCGGCGGTCCAGGCCCCAGCTCCAACCCCTGCGCCGGCTCCGGCACCTGTTGCTGCTCCAGCACCGTCGGCACCGGTGGTGAATGACGGCCGCATCGTGGCCAGCCCCAGGGCGAAGAAGCTGGCCTCCCAGATGGGTGTGGACCTGGCCACCGTGCGCGGAAGCGGTCCCCATGGCCGGATTCAGGCGGAAGACGTTGAGCAAGCTTCCGGTCAGCCCATCTCCGTGCCCCGGGTGGCGGAAGGAACGGCTCCCGCTGCTTCCGCGGCAGGCACTGCAGCAGCAGCGGCCCCGGCGGCTCCGGCGGGCAACAGCTTTGGTCGCCCCGGTGAGACTGTGGCTTTCAACACCCTCCAGGGTGCGGTGAACAAAAACATGGAGGCGAGCCTGGCGGTTCCCTGCTTCCGCGTTGGTTACACCATCACCACCGACAAGCTGGATGCCTTCTACAAAAAGGTGAAGCCCAAGGGCGTCACGATGACGGCGCTGCTGGCCAAAGCGGTGGCTGTCACCCTGGCGCGTCATCCCCAGGTGAATGCCGCCACCACAGCCGCTGGCATGGCCTATCCAGCCGATGTGAACGTGGCTGTTGCCGTCGCGATGGAAGACGGCGGCTTGATCACGCCGGTGCTGCGCAATGCCGACCGCACCGATCTCTATGAGATGTCGCGTCAGTGGGGTGATCTGGTCAAGCGCTCCCGCAGCAAGCAGCTGCAGCCGGAGGAATATTCCACGGGCACCTTCACCCTCTCCAACCTTGGGATGTTCGGTGTTGATCGATTCGACGCGATCCTTCCCCCAGGCACCGGAGCCATTCTTGCCGTCGCCGCATCACGCCCCACGGTGGTGGCGAACAAGGACGGGTCCATCGCCGTCAAGCGTCAGATGCAGGTCAACCTGACGGCGGATCACCGGGTGATTTACGGCGCTGACGGTGCCGCATTTCTGAAGGATCTCGCCGATCTGATCGAGAACCGTCCAGAAAGCCTGGCGCTCTGA
- the lipB gene encoding lipoyl(octanoyl) transferase LipB, which yields MPVVIGKLDTAHDSAHPQRAFLFEPGDPVRFDAAWSAQQRWQSSLLADPSAREAVWILQHQTCYTLGRGASEEHLHFDPAEPPAPLYRIDRGGEVTHHLPGQLVAYPVLDLKRRTPDLHWYLRQLEQVVLDVLAELGLEGQRLPGLTGLWLDNRKVAAIGVGCRRWITQHGLALNVDCSMQGFEQVTPCGLTGREVGRLADWLPGLTSAEVQPLLRHALAHRFALVWEEEAR from the coding sequence GTGCCGGTTGTTATCGGCAAGCTAGATACGGCGCACGATTCGGCCCACCCCCAGCGTGCATTTCTTTTCGAGCCCGGTGATCCGGTTCGATTCGATGCCGCCTGGTCGGCGCAACAGCGCTGGCAGAGCAGCCTTCTGGCCGATCCATCGGCTCGGGAGGCGGTCTGGATCCTGCAGCACCAGACCTGCTACACCCTCGGCCGTGGCGCCAGCGAGGAGCACCTGCATTTCGATCCCGCTGAGCCACCGGCACCCCTGTACCGGATCGATCGGGGTGGGGAGGTGACCCATCACCTGCCCGGCCAACTGGTGGCCTACCCGGTGTTGGACCTAAAGCGCCGCACCCCCGATTTGCACTGGTATCTGCGCCAGCTCGAACAAGTCGTTCTGGATGTTCTGGCGGAGTTGGGCCTGGAGGGTCAGCGTCTGCCGGGGTTGACCGGCCTCTGGTTGGACAACCGCAAGGTCGCCGCCATCGGTGTGGGCTGTCGCCGCTGGATCACCCAGCACGGCCTCGCCCTGAACGTTGATTGTTCGATGCAGGGGTTTGAGCAGGTCACCCCCTGTGGGCTCACCGGTCGTGAGGTCGGGCGGCTTGCGGACTGGTTGCCAGGGCTGACGTCGGCTGAGGTGCAGCCGCTGCTTCGGCATGCCCTGGCCCATCGTTTCGCTCTGGTCTGGGAGGAGGAAGCGAGATAA
- a CDS encoding YlqD family protein: MSDGTSLTIKRPITVRAVVTPTWKEEAERELSNGIATADQQLAQLEQEGQDVVDQVRRQSANPLDPRVQDQVAQIQQQVAAKRAELEEQKRNLLQQQAQVRELEMDQIVEQGQLESSCELKVGDNLVQKMQVAIVVKDGVVQSIEEA; encoded by the coding sequence ATGTCCGACGGCACCTCCCTGACGATCAAGCGTCCGATCACCGTCCGCGCCGTCGTAACGCCCACCTGGAAAGAAGAAGCAGAGCGCGAGCTCAGCAATGGCATTGCCACCGCTGACCAACAGCTGGCTCAGCTGGAACAGGAAGGCCAGGACGTGGTGGACCAGGTGCGTCGTCAGAGCGCCAACCCCCTTGATCCCCGCGTGCAGGATCAGGTGGCGCAGATCCAACAGCAGGTGGCGGCCAAGCGCGCCGAGCTGGAGGAGCAGAAGCGCAACCTGCTTCAGCAGCAGGCCCAGGTGCGTGAGCTGGAGATGGACCAGATCGTTGAGCAGGGTCAGCTGGAGAGCAGCTGTGAGCTGAAGGTTGGCGACAACCTGGTGCAGAAGATGCAGGTGGCCATCGTTGTGAAGGATGGCGTTGTGCAGTCGATTGAGGAAGCCTGA